In Lotus japonicus ecotype B-129 chromosome 5, LjGifu_v1.2, one genomic interval encodes:
- the LOC130716832 gene encoding protein FAR-RED IMPAIRED RESPONSE 1-like — translation MCVIYFVKHYPSTGRNWQVTYYEPTSELKCSCERMESVGLPCDHIVSVMVHIDMVEIPKSLVLGRWTINAKESIEGFGETEMNEWDQLTVCRYSALLASCRNLCKLACRTSAQFLETKSLVFEHCKRLSSNSQVDVTAGDGAADHGATVDEGQGEEGEERHIRNPDVVRSKGCGAIISQRSMKGKRTLRCGICGKPGHNRTTCTRRDGQTSTQLGTQQGTQEGSIGAGLTQRLFEEENENV, via the coding sequence ATGTGTGTTATCTACTTTGTGAAGCATTACCCCTCAACTGGAAGGAATTGGCAAGTTACTTATTATGAACCTACTAGTGAGTTAAAGTGCAGCTGTGAGAGAATGGAGTCAGTAGGCCTTCCTTGTGATCACATTGTTTCTGTGATGGTGCACATAGACATGGTTGAGATTCCTAAATCCCTTGTTCTTGGTAGGTGGACTATTAATGCTAAGGAATCTATTGAGGGCTTTGGAGAAACTGAAATGAATGAATGGGATCAACTAACAGTCTGTCGATATTCTGCATTGCTTGCAAGTTGTAGAAACCTGTGCAAACTTGCTTGTCGCACAAGTGCACAATTTCTAGAGACCAAATCACTTGTATTTGAGCACTGTAAAAGACTGAGCAGTAATTCACAGGTTGACGTGACAGCTGGAGATGGTGCTGCTGACCATGGTGCAACAGTTGATGAGGGACAGGGTGAGGAAGGTGAAGAGAGGCACATTAGGAATCCTGATGTTGTCAGATCTAAGGGATGTGGGGCCATTATCTCTCAACGGTCAATGAAAGGTAAGCGTACTCTTCGCTGTGGTATCTGTGGCAAGCCAGGACACAACCGCACAACATGCACACGTAGAGATGGCCAAACGTCTACTCAACTAGGAACTCAACAAGGAACTCAAGAGGGATCTATTGGTGCTGGTCTCACCCAGAGACtatttgaagaagaaaatgaaaatgtttgA
- the LOC130719693 gene encoding protein FAR1-RELATED SEQUENCE 5-like yields MLSLFLITNGFVIFVQENEDSDSDDENETSGSEEIEDLCDGEDAVQSIGETCTIPIDGVEDMGNINFVTLTFEDMKKYRFLNRNVAYDFYNMYARFNGFSARRSVVKKNFKGEIVQQNFVCHKQGHKEDRFGEDGVRKREPRRDIRCGCLAHCKVHIDESEYGQRWVVKHLDDGHSHLVVPDNHVGLLAGHRKMCDMDVSQMNNMIGVGISPPQVYASFAGEAGGYLNVNFNQRNMYSVLDKERRNQLPDARGAFGYLRTLRSTDPDIYWSHKKSEEGKLLNLFWCDGQSRRDYGVFGDVLAFDATYRKNKYSCPLVVLSGVNHHNRTIMFGTAIVSDEKEETYVWLLEKFVDAMKGKAPVSVITDGCKSMRNAIRRVFPDAHHRLCAWHLLENAGRNVKKPKFVEMFKRCMLGDYEVAGFEDRWEKMVIEFEVQDEPWVKETYEKKEMWASAYMRELSQVHELL; encoded by the exons ATGCTATCCTTGTTCCTTATTACGAATGGTTTCGTTATTTTTGTTCAGGAGAACGAGGATTCTGATAGTGATGACGAGAATGAGACTTCTGGTAGTGAGGAAATTGAAGACTTAtgtgatggtgaagatgctgtgCAATCCATTGGAGAAACTTGTACAATTCCCATAGATGGTGTTGAAGATATGGGTAACATCAATTTCGTCACTTTAACATTTGAAGACATGAAGAAATACAGGTTTTTAAATCGCAATGTTGCCTACGATTTTTACAATATGTATGCTCGCTTTAATGGATTTTCTGCCCGTCGGAGCGTTGTCAAGAAAAACTTTAAGGGAGAAATTGTGCAGCAGAATTTTGTCTGTCATAAACAAGGTCACAAAGAAGATAGATTTGGGGAAGATGGAGTTCGCAAGCGTGAACCTAGGAGGGACATTAGGTGTGGATGTTTAGCACACTGCAAGGTCCATATTGATGAATCTGAATATGGTCAACGTTGGGTTGTTAAACATCTCGATGATGGCCATAGTCACTTGGTTGTCCCTGATAACCATGTAGGTTTGCTAGCCGGTCATAGGAAGATGTGCGACATGGATGTTTCCCAGATGAACAACATGATTGGAGTTGGTATTTCACCTCCCCAAGTTTATGCATCATTTGCTGGTGAAGCGGGTGGGTATCTGAATGTAAATTTTAATCAGCGGAACATGTACAGTGTATTGGATAAGGAGAGGAGAAACCAATTGCCTGATGCAAGAGGTGCATTTGGCTATCTGCGTACTTTGCGAAGCACAGATCCAGACATATACTGGAGCCATAAGAAGTCTGAGGAAGGAAAGTTGCTGAACTTGTTTTGGTGTGATGGACAAAGTCGTAGAGACTATGGTGTTTTTGGTGATGTGTTAGCATTTGATGCTACGtatagaaaaaacaaatatagtTGCCCACTTGTGGTATTGTCTGGAGTCAACCATCATAACAGGACCATTATGTTTGGCACAGCAATTGTATCTGATGAGAAAGAAGAAACCTATGTATGGCTGctggaaaaatttgtggatgcAATGAAAGGCAAAGCTCCTGTATCTGTCATTACTGATGGATGCAAGTCCATGAGGAATGCGATTAGAAGAGTATTTCCCGATGCCCACCATAGGTTGTGTGCGTGGCATTTATTGGAGAACGCAGGAAGGAATGTGAAGAAGCCCAAATTCGTAGAAATGTTTAAAAGATGCATGTTGGGTGACTATGAGGTGGCTGGGTTTGAAGATAGGTGGGAAAAGATGGTGATAGAATTTGAAGTTCAAGATGAACCATGGGTGAAGGAGACGTATGAGAAGAAGGAAATGTGGGCTTCTGCATACATGCGCG AACTTTCACAGGTGCATGAACTACTTTAG
- the LOC130720443 gene encoding protein PSK SIMULATOR 3-like, producing the protein MALETLLVKVKAAISNTVHPPKLLLKKKPSFKSRRNVGVLAFEMAGVMSKLLHLWQSLSDATIVRIRNDAVTLEGVRKIISNDESFLLGLACAEFAETLRLAANSVTRLSHRCDDPNLRSFRKAFLEFADSGRDPNGWALSVVKETEAKLRKMERFVTLTAALHREMEELSVLESGLKKVLNHYSDHSEASSSGKEQKVYDLQQKIFWQKQEVKDLKERSLWGRSFDGVVVLLVRFSFTVLARIKVVFGIGHSVPCLSRSLSASATVYPTDQNPASGCNLASGALERLKIEGKEKLGSGFFESNSELLKPPPSTLGAAALGLHYSNLIIVMEKMIKSPHLVGLDARDDLYAMLPSSIRSALRARLKGVGFSASDPVLAGEWRDALGRILGWLSPLAHNMIKWQSERSFEQQNLVPKTNVLLLQTLFFANKEKTEAAITELLVGLNYIWRFEREMTAKALFECANFNGLLKLQNPS; encoded by the coding sequence ATGGCCCTCGAAACCCTCCTTGTGAAGGTGAAAGCCGCCATCTCAAACACCGTGCACCCGCCGAAGCTCCTCCTGAAGAAGAAGCCATCGTTCAAATCCCGACGAAACGTCGGCGTTTTAGCCTTCGAGATGGCCGGAGTGATGTCGAAGCTTCTCCACCTCTGGCAGTCGCTCTCCGACGCCACCATCGTCCGCATCCGAAACGACGCCGTCACGCTCGAGGGCGTTCGGAAGATCATCTCCAACGACGAGTCGTTTCTTCTCGGACTCGCCTGCGCCGAGTTCGCCGAGACTCTCCGACTCGCCGCCAACTCGGTCACCCGACTCAGCCACCGCTGCGATGATCCCAACCTCAGATCCTTCCGTAAAGCCTTCCTCGAGTTCGCCGACTCGGGTCGTGATCCAAACGGGTGGGCCCTCTCCGTTGTGAAGGAAACCGAAGCCAAGCTGAGGAAGATGGAGCGTTTCGTGACGCTCACGGCAGCGCTGCACCGTGAGATGGAGGAGCTTTCGGTTTTGGAATCTGGGTTGAAGAAAGTTCTTAACCATTACAGTGATCACAGTGAAGCTTCTTCATCTGGGAAAGAGCAGAAGGTGTATGATCTTCAGCAGAAGATTTTCTGGCAGAAACAAGAGGTGAAGGATTTGAAAGAGAGATCCTTATGGGGTAGAAGCTTTGATGGTGTTGTTGTTTTGCTTGTGAGGTTCAGTTTCACTGTTTTGGCAAGGATTAAGGTTGTGTTTGGGATTGGTCACTCTGTGCCATGTTTGTCTAGGAGTTTATCAGCTTCTGCTACTGTTTATCCCACTGATCAGAACCCTGCTAGTGGTTGCAATTTGGCTTCTGGGGCATTGGAAAGGTTAAAGATTGAAGGGAAGGAAAAATTGGGGAGTGGGTTTTTTGAGTCTAACTCTGAGCTTTTGAAGCCACCACCTAGTACATTGGGTGCTGCTGCTTTGGGTTTGCATTATTCCAATTTGATCAttgtgatggagaagatgatTAAGTCACCACATTTGGTTGGTTTGGATGCTAGGGATGATTTGTATGCTATGTTACCAAGTAGTATAAGGTCAGCTTTGAGGGCTAGGTTGAAAGGGGTGGGGTTTTCTGCTAGTGATCCTGTGCTTGCTGGTGAGTGGAGGGATGCATTGGGGAGGATATTGGGGTGGTTGTCACCATTGGCACATAATATGATCAAGTGGCAGAGTGAAAGGAGCTTTGAGCAGCAAAACTTGGTGCCTAAGACCAATGTGTTGTTGTTGCAAACTTTGTTCTTTGCAAACAAGGAGAAGACAGAGGCTGCTATAACTGAGTTGCTTGTGGGGTTGAACTATATTTGGAGGTTTGAGAGGGAAATGACTGCTAAGGCATTGTTTGAATGTGCTAATTTCAATGGATTGTTAAAGTTGCAAAATCCCAGTTAG